In Leguminivora glycinivorella isolate SPB_JAAS2020 chromosome 19, LegGlyc_1.1, whole genome shotgun sequence, a single genomic region encodes these proteins:
- the LOC125236314 gene encoding uncharacterized protein LOC125236314 — translation MGIYCPQCRAHRAALAAARRPMSIERLPDEVLLLILERLPARELVAGAARVNRRWAALVRRRAASIHCRLQLPRLPNTLRSLIVTSGLQCSIPSLLTATIRMKHLRELSCHSGVRFSNDEIALLGALPNLKHLDVFTACAARDVSDSAVADRLQSLVVNSYTARFPGAERCQLRGLHMYGEALFTPPTRLLALLRARKEHLTELTLRCADLRSHMYEAIGDCANMVNLQLYSCWLMSAEDAIRATRPQGLRRLHVTGAVMVRRTYFCEVIQRLPKGIEELALSGSSLGDEHIASLAARLPHLKVLEAWRCRITPEGVLKLAASMPKLEVLDLDLPLRSAYVGALRRHATLEFIRCLSERPPAERDFTRPYCLRRRPVQRAQPCNCASNVTKEVVEPPAGLQGPQRKVRVECAAARFAEDSFRRRGEGFRAKIFYHWTSARLLRPLQDPQLDPPWATAYCDGS, via the coding sequence ATGGGTATCTACTGCCCGCAATGCCGCGCGCACCGCGCCgcgctggcggcggcgcggcgccccATGAGCATCGAGCGGCTCCCGGACGAGGTGCTGCTGCTCATCCTCGAGCGCCTCCCCGCGCGCGAGCTGGTGGCCGGCGCCGCGCGCGTCAACCGCCGCTGGGCCGCGCTCgtgcgccgccgcgccgcctcCATACACTGCCGTCTGCAGCTGCCGAGGCTGCCCAACACCCTGCGCTCTCTCATAGTCACCTCGGGCCTCCAGTGCTCCATACCTTCCCTGCTCACCGCCACGATCCGCATGAAGCACCTGCGGGAACTCTCCTGCCACTCCGGCGTACGATTCTCCAACGACGAGATAGCTTTGCTGGGCGCGTTGCCCAATTTGAAGCATCTAGATGTGTTCACGGCGTGCGCGGCGCGGGACGTGTCGGACTCGGCGGTGGCGGATCGCCTGCAGTCGCTGGTCGTCAACAGCTACACGGCGCGCTTCCCCGGAGCCGAGCGGTGCCAGCTGCGCGGGCTGCACATGTACGGGGAGGCGCTGTTCACGCCGCCGACGCGGCTGCTGGCGCTCCTGCGCGCGCGGAAGGAGCACCTGACGGAGCTGACGCTGCGCTGCGCGGACCTGCGCTCGCACATGTACGAGGCCATCGGGGACTGCGCCAACATGGTGAACCTGCAGCTGTACAGCTGCTGGCTGATGTCCGCCGAGGACGCGATCCGCGCGACGCGCCCGCAGGGGCTGCGGCGGCTGCACGTGACCGGCGCGGTGATGGTGCGCCGCACCTACTTCTGCGAGGTGATCCAGCGGCTGCCGAAGGGGATCGAGGAGCTCGCGCTCAGCGGCTCGTCGCTCGGCGACGAGCACATCGCGTCGCTGGCCGCTCGCCTGCCACACCTAAAGGTGTTAGAAGCTTGGCGGTGCCGCATCACGCCCGAGGGAGTTTTGAAACTGGCCGCTTCCATGCCGAAGCTGGAAGTTTTAGATCTCGATCTGCCGCTGCGTTCGGCGTACGTCGGGGCGTTACGGCGGCACGCGACGCTGGAGTTTATCAGGTGTCTGTCGGAGAGGCCGCCGGCGGAGCGGGACTTCACTCGGCCGTACTGTTTGCGACGGCGGCCGGTGCAGCGCGCGCAGCCTTGTAACTGCGCCTCGAACGTGACCAAGGAGGTGGTGGAGCCGCCGGCGGGGCTGCAGGGGCCGCAGCGCAAGGTGCGCGTGGAGTGCGCGGCGGCGCGCTTCGCGGAGGACTCGTTCCGGCGGCGGGGCGAGGGGTTCCGCGCGAAGATCTTCTACCACTGGACGTCGGCGCGGCTGctgcggccgctgcaggacccGCAGCTGGACCCGCCGTGGGCGACGGCCTACTGCGACGGCAGCTAG